In bacterium, the genomic stretch TATCGTTCCTTTTTCAGTATCGGATGTCACACTGATTATTACCGCATCCAACCGTCCGATAATTAATGCCTTTTTCAAAATTTGTATACGGTGTTTAAATTTATCAGTAAAAACTTCATTGCCTATCTGAAACCAGTAAAGAACCACCTTTTGTAAAGGCCCCTTTTGGGCAAACATTCTATTTAATTTTAGCTTGCCTGATATTTCAATTTCTTCCAATTTTTCTTCAATAATCGTCCACCCCTGGGAAAGGTAACATCTTGCGGGGTTATGAGAATAAGCCCCTTTCTCATAATTAAAATAACCTATATATAACCAAACAGAATTGCCTTCTTTATTAGTATATTTCCTGTTAAAAGACTTAAATCCGATAACCCTCCCTTCTCTCACTTCAGAAGGCAGCAATTCCTCGGTAACAGGTAATTCCTCTGTAACTTCCCAGTCTCCTACCCTGCGCGGAAATTCTGAAATATTGAGGTCCGGCGGCCATGTTTCTTTTTTAAATGACATCGGATATATAATAATACTCAGGAATAAAAAAATTCCCGTTAATATCCAGCAGTTTTTTCTCGAAATATCCAATTTATTATCTCCCCTGTTATAACCAGCATAGCACCCGCTATTATAAAAACAATGATTCCCGAAAAATCATGGGTTAATTTAAAAGCTATTTTTTCTCCAAAATAATAAGATACAAGAGCAGTCAAAATAATCCTTGAAATATTGGCCAGCATGGCAATAAAAACCGATAAAAAAGAAATTAATATTCTCCTTGATAAATTCTTTTGGGTTATATACGCGTAAAAAATCCCTACAGTAGTAACTAAAACAATAGATTTTAAACCACTGCATGAAGTGGCCACTTCAAGAGTAAAATTTTTCAGATAAATAAGGTTCCCGTTTCGTATAACAGGTATACCTATAAGTTTTATGAATCCTGTTGATACCATAGACGCAAAAAGTTTTAATGGCAAAGTAAGCCCGTCAATATAAGGGATTGGAATCATCAATAGAAGAAAGCATAACGGAAATAATAATTCACGGGTTATTTCTTTCCCGTACGCATAAAGAAGAAGCCCAAAAAAAATTGAAAAAAAAGAAAAAATAGTAATCCGGAGAAATTCTATTCTCACGCCAAAAAAATAAAAAATAACACCCAATACTATTAAATAAATTCCCGGGGTATAAGATTTTTTATTCAATACTTTTAATGTATCTCTTTTTTTCCATATCAAATAAACCGCGGCC encodes the following:
- a CDS encoding exosortase C-terminal domain/associated protein EpsI → MDISRKNCWILTGIFLFLSIIIYPMSFKKETWPPDLNISEFPRRVGDWEVTEELPVTEELLPSEVREGRVIGFKSFNRKYTNKEGNSVWLYIGYFNYEKGAYSHNPARCYLSQGWTIIEEKLEEIEISGKLKLNRMFAQKGPLQKVVLYWFQIGNEVFTDKFKHRIQILKKALIIGRLDAVIISVTSDTEKGTIEYIVGYEKEFAKEVIPVIPGYLPKI
- a CDS encoding exosortase/archaeosortase family protein — its product is MNIDEKISANNRYYVILLFSSVFILYLPVFYKFYMWWEGDANYNHGIIVPLAAVYLIWKKRDTLKVLNKKSYTPGIYLIVLGVIFYFFGVRIEFLRITIFSFFSIFFGLLLYAYGKEITRELLFPLCFLLLMIPIPYIDGLTLPLKLFASMVSTGFIKLIGIPVIRNGNLIYLKNFTLEVATSCSGLKSIVLVTTVGIFYAYITQKNLSRRILISFLSVFIAMLANISRIILTALVSYYFGEKIAFKLTHDFSGIIVFIIAGAMLVITGEIINWIFREKTAGY